Genomic window (Escherichia fergusonii ATCC 35469):
GCTGCGGGTCGGGATCTTGCTGGAACAGCGTAGCGAAGCGGCGCTGGATTTCACCCATACCATGACCGGTTCGCCCTACATCGACGCCACCATCAGCGATAACCGTCAGGAATTGATCGCCAAAATGCAGGCGGGAAAAATTCGTGGCCTGGTGGTGATTCCGGTGGATTTCGCCGAACAGATGGAGCGCGCCAACGCTACCGCGCCGATTCAGGTGATCACCGACGGCAGTGAGCCAAATACCGCTAACTTTGTGCAAGGTTATGTCGAAGGGATCTGGCAGATCTGGCAAATGCAGCGGGCAGAGGACAACGGGCAGACTTTTGAACCGCTTATCGACGTCCAGACTCGCTACTGGTTTAACCCGGCGGCGATTAGCCAGCACTTTATTATCCCCGGTGCGGTGACCATCATCATGACGGTTATCGGCGCGATTCTCACCTCGCTGGTGGTGGCGCGAGAATGGGAACGCGGCACCATGGAGGCGTTACTCTCTACGGAGATAACCCGCACGGAACTGTTGCTGTGTAAGCTGATCCCTTATTACTTCCTTGGGATGCTGGCGATGTTGTTGTGTATGCTGGTGTCAGTGTTTATTCTCGGCGTGCCGTATCGCGGGTCGCTGCTGATTCTGTTTTTTATCTCCAGCCTGTTTTTGCTCAGTACTCTGGGAATGGGGCTGCTGATTTCCACAATTACCCGCAACCAGTTCAACGCCGCACAAGTTGCCCTGAACGCCGCTTTTCTGCCGTCAATTATGCTTTCCGGCTTTATTTTTCAGATAGACAGTATGCCTGCGGTTATCCGTGCGGTGACGTACATTATTCCTGCACGTTATTTCGTCAGTACCCTGCAAAGCCTGTTCCTCGCCGGGAATATTCCAGTGGTGCTGGTGGTGAACGTGCTGTTTTTGATCGCTTCGGCGGTGATGTTTATCGGTCTGACGTGGCTGAAAACCAAACGTCGGCTGGATTAGGGAGAAGAGCATGTTTCATCGCTTATGGACGTTAATCCGCAAAGAGTTGCAGTCGTTGCTGCGTGAACCGCAAACCCGCGCGATTCTGATTTTACCCGTGCTGATTCAGGTGATTCTTTTCCCGTTCGCCGCCACACTGGAAGTGACCAACGCCACCATCGCCATCTACGATGAAGATAACGGCGAGCATTCGGTGGAGCTGACCCAGCGTTTTGCCCGTGCCAGCGCCTTTACCCATGTGTTGCTGCTGAAAAGCCCGCAGGAGATCCGCCCAACCATCGACACGCAAAAGGCGTTATTGTTGGTACGTTTCCCGGCTGATTTCTCACGCAAATTGGATACCTTCCAGACCGCGCCATTGCAGTTGATCCTCGACGGGCGCAACTCCAACAGTGCGCAAATTGCCGCCAACTACCTGCAACAGATCGTCAAAAATTATCAGCAGGAGCTGCTGGAAGGAAAACCGAAACCCAACAACAGCGAGCTGGTGGTACGCAACTGGTATAACCCGAATCTCGACTACAAATGGTTTGTGGTGCCGTCGCTGATCGCCATGATCACCACTATCGGCGTAATGATCGTCACGTCACTTTCCGTCGCCCGCGAACGTGAACAGGGTACGCTCGATCAGTTACTGGTTTCGCCCCTCACCACCTGGCAGATATTTATCGGCAAAGCCGTACCTGCGTTAATTGTCGCCACGTTTCAGGCAACCATTGTGCTGGCGATTGGTATCTGGGCGTATCAAATCCCCTTCGCTGGATCGCTGGCGCTATTCTACTTTACGATGGTGATTTACGGTTTATCGCTGGTGGGATTCGGTCTGTTGATTTCGTCACTCTGTTCAACGCAACAGCAGGCGTTTATCGGCGTGTTTGTCTTTATGATGCCCGCCATTCTCCTTTCTGGTTACGTTTCGCCAGTGGAGAACATGCCAGTGTGGCTGCAAAACCTGACGTGGATTAACCCTATCCGCCACTTTACGGACATTACCAAGCAGATTTATTTGAAGGATGCGAGTCTGGATATTGTGTGGAATAGTTTGTGGCCGCTACTGGTGATAACGGCCACGACAGGGTCAGCGGCGTACGCGATGTTTAGACGTAAGGTGATGTAACTTCTTATCTTTCGCCAGTAAAGACACTACTGCCGGGCCAGCAAGGATCGCCAGCCCTGCAATCGCCAGCAAAAAGTTGTTTTCCAGTACGCGGGATAACAGCCACAGCACAATCAGCGCTGCGCCAAAATACCAGGTTGTGGTCAGTTCTTCCAGCACATCTGCCACCTCACGCCAGCGTTGCTCGGGGTGGCGCTGAAACACCAGCATCATCACTACCGTGACACAATACAGTGCGCATAATCCTACGCCAACGTGAACCAGAGTTTTACTCATCCAGCCCACCACCAGCAGCGCCACTACCAGTAAATGCAACATAATCTGCCAGCAACTTAGACCAGTTGCGACACGAACACGTTGTTGCCACTTCATGGCTTCTCTCCTGAAGAATTTATCTCTACTTACTCAGAGTACCGAACTTTACGGAAAATTCCGTAAGACCGCATCTTTTTGTGACGCCGACTACACTATTTCAATGAGATAAGAGGCAAAGACAGGAAAATTATGCCCGTTCAAACACAACAATTTTCGTTCAAGGTGCTCACCATCAATATTCACAAAGGCTTTACCGCGTTTAACCGACGCTTCATTTTGCCGGAACTTCGCGACGCCGTGCGTACCGTCAGTGCCGATATTGTTTGCCTGCAAGAAGTGATGGGTGCGCATGAAGTTCATCCGCTGCATGTGGAAAACTGGCCCGATACCTCGCACTACGAGTTTCTCGCCGACACTATGTGGAGCGATTTTGCCTACGGTCGCAATGCCGTATACCCGGAAGGGCATCACGGTAACGCCGTACTGTCGCGCTATCCCATTGAACATTATGAGAATCGTGATGTTTCGGTCGATGGTGCGGAAAAGCGCGGCGTGCTCTACTGCCGCATTGTGCCGCCAATGACCGGGAAAGCGATTCATGTGATGTGCGTACATCTGGGCCTGCGTGAAGCGCACCGTCAGGCGCAGCTTGCGATGCTCGCCGAATGGGTGAATGAGCTGCCGGACGGCGAACCAGTATTGGTGGCGGGTGATTTCAACGACTGGCGGCAAAAAGCTAATCATCCGTTAAAAGTACAGGCCGGACTGGATGAGATTTTTACCCGCGCCCACGGACGCCCGGCGCGCACGTTTCCGGTGCAATTTCCTCTACTACGACTGGACAGGATCTACGTCAAAAATGCCAGCGCCAGCGCGCCAACCGCGTTGCCGCTGCGGACATGGCGACACCTTTCTGATCATGCCCCTTTAAGTGCGGAGATTCATTTATGAAATGTAGCTGGCGCGAAGGCAATAAGATCCAGTTGCTGGAAAACGGCGAGCAATATTATCCCGCGGTGTTTAAGGCGATTGGCGAGGCACAAGAACGCATCATTCTTGAAACGTTTATCTGGTTTGAGGATGACGTCGGCAAACAGCTGCATGCGGCACTACTGGCAGCAGCGCAACGCGGGGTAAAAGCGGAAGTCTTGCTGGATGGCTACGGTTCGCCGGATCTCAGCGATGAGTTTGTCAATGAACTGACGGCAGCTGGCGTGGTGTTCCGCTACTACGATCCCCGCCCTCGCCTTTTTGGTATGCGCACCAATGTGTTTCGCCGGATGCATCGCAAAATTGTGGTGATCGACGCACGTATCGCCTTTATTGGTGGGCTGAATTACTCCGCCGAGCATATGTCCAGCTACGGTCCAGAGGCTAAACAGGATTACGCAGTGCGCCTTGAAGGGCCGATTGTCGAAGATATTCTCCAGTTTGAACTGGAAAACCTGCCAGGACACAGCGCAGCACGACGCTGGTGGCGACGTCATCACAAAGCGGAAGAAAACCGCCAGCCGGGAGAAGCGCAGGTATTATTGGTTTGGCGCGATAACGAAGAACATCGTGATGATATCGAACGCCACTATCTGAAAATGCTCACTCAGGCTCGTCGGGAAGTGATTATCGCCAACGCCTACTTCTTTCCTGGCTATCGATTTTTGCACGCCTTACGCAAAGCGGCGCGGCGCGGGGTGCGGATCAAGCTGATCATTCAGGGCGAACCGGATATGCCCATTGTCAGAGTCGGCGCGCGTTTACTGTACAACTATCTGGTTAAAGGCGGCGTTCAGGTATTTGAGTACCGCCGCCGCCCGCTCCACGGTAAAGTGGCATTGATGGACGATCACTGGGCGACGGTAGGGTCCAGTAATCTCGATCCGCTCAGTTTGTCGCTAAATCTCGAAGCAAACGTCATCATTCACGATCGTAATTTTAACCAGACGCTACGCGATAATCTGAACGGCATCATCGCCGCCGACTGTCAACAAGTGGATGAATCCATGCTGCCGAAACGCACCTGGTGGAACCTGACCAAAAGCGTGCTGGCATTCCATTTTTTGCGCCACTTCCCGGCGCTGGTGGGCTGGCTTCCGGCGCACACGCCGCGTCTGGCGCAAGTTGATCCCCCCGCACAACCGACAATGGAAACTCAGGATCGGATAGAAACTGAAAACACGGGGGTAAAACCCTGATGAGTAAATCACACCCACGCTGGCGCTTAGCAAAGAAGATCCTCACCTGGCTGTTTTTTATCGCGGTGATAGTGTTGCTGGTGGTCTACGCCAAAAAAGTGGACTGGGAAGAGGTCTGGAAGGTCATCCGAGACTACAATCGCGTTGCGCTGCTCAGTGCGATTGGGCTGGTGGTCGTCAGCTATCTGATATATGGCTGCTATGATCTGCTCGCCCGCTTCTACTGCGGTCATAAACTGGCAAAACGCCAGGTCATGCTGGTGTCGTTTATCTGTTACGCCTTCAACCTGACGCTCAGTACCTGGGTCGGCGGCATTGGTATGCGCTATCGTTTGTACTCCCGGCTAGGGTTACCGGGCAGCACTATTACGCGGATTTTCTCGCTCAGTATTACCACCAACTGGCTGGGCTATATTTTGCTGGCCGGGATTATCTTTACCGCAGGCGTGGTGGAGCTGCCGGACCACTGGTATGTCGATCAAACCACGCTGCGCATTCTCGGCATTGGCTTACTGATGATTATCGCGGTTTATTTGTGGTTTTGCGCTTTCGCGAAGCACCGCCATATGACCATCAAAGGACAAAAACTGGTGCTGCCTTCATGGAAATTCGCCCTCGCCCAGATGCTGATTTCCAGCGTTAACTGGATGGTAATGGGAGCGATTATCTGGCTGTTGCTGGGTCAAAACGTGAACTATTTCTTTGTACTGGGCGTGTTGCTGGTTAGTAGTATTGCTGGCGTCATCGTGCATATTCCGGCGGGGATTGGTGTGCTGGAAGCGGTGTTTATCGCGCTACTGGCTGGGGAGCATACCTCCAAAGGCACAATTATCGCCGCCCTGCTCGCTTACCGTGTGCTGTATTACTTTATCCCGCTGCTGCTGGCGCTGATCTGTTACCTGTTGCTGGAAAGCCAGGCGAAGAAGCTACGAGCGAAAAATGAAGCGGCGATGTGAAGTTTAGTTAAGTTCTTTTGGTTTAAGTTCGGGATGCTGTTTATAGATGGGGTTCATGATATCGATTAACATGCGCCCCATAATTTCCCCGACGGCGGAACGATAAATATTAAGCTCAGATTCATCGCAAGCTTGCTGAACATATAATACTGACGCATCTAATTGAGAACCAATATTGAGCATTAATGCGCTGATATCTGCTGCCAGAGTTTTATCTTTGAACATTTTATAAACCTTTTTAATCTCTAAACATAAAAGATACTGCATGTTCCATTTTATTACTCAAAGGATAACTATCTTTTATTGCATATGTAAAATCACTTGTTTTGATTATTAAGTTTTTTATAGCATCATCAAGATACTCAGGAACTAATGATTCAATATTTTCAAGATCACAACCAAGATCAATTATCTCTATTAGCTCTTTATCACAATCATTTTTGTGTAAAAGCCTGGAAATAAAAGGTCTGAAAACTAGTAGTTCAGATTCATCTATAGTTATCGTGCCTTCTTTCAAGGAATGTAACACTCCTGAAAGCAGTATAGCCATAAATTTATCCATATATTTATTATCGATGGTACAAACTAACTGCATGATATTCTCCACTATTGTATTTCAGATACTACATTTCTAAACGTAAGTCGAAAGTGCGTTAAATATGAAACCGCGTATGCCTTTGCCAGACAAGCGTTATCACTATTGCTGCAAGAATCCCAAAGAAGCCGATAAAATAGTAATAGAGTGTTAATGCACCTGTAACAGCGCAACGAACCGGACTCCACAACTCTTCGCTATGGCATTTTCCTGCCAGTTCAAGGAGCTTATTTCGTCCATGCGAGATAATGCCTGACCATAAAACAATCATTAAGCAACTTATTACCCAAATGGGTCGTTCACTCATTAATGCGGCATTCACGCTGATCACCAGAGCCAACCCTGTCAACGTCATCATAATGATGAAACGGTGAGAACCAGGATCAACATTAAATAATAAACCGGCCAGCATACTGATTAAAAACATCGCGCCCGCAGTGCTGAACACAAGGATAATGGCAGATACAGGAGCTAAACTAGCAACGACAATCGCCACCAAAGAGATTAAAAACAGATACATTACGCCTGCGATGGCGGCATTTATCTTGTTGATATCTTTACTTAAGCCATACATACAAAGTAATGATAATCCTATGGCAACATACATTTGCGGTGAATCATATTTTGTTGCCGTAATTTCGAGATAATTAGCTATCCAGGCCAGACCTGCGGTTGCCGCCAAACCGACAGCGGTAATGAGCCATATGGCGTTTAATATTTTCGCCTCACACATGTAATCGAATTTATCATTGTTTTTCGAGTATGATTCCATTCTTTTAGTTGTCCTTAGTGAAAAACTTAAATTACTATTGTGAATGAACCTAAAGTTATTCATACAAAATATTTTTATATTTATGGATGCGAAAAAGGCAACCGCCATGTGGTAAAACGTATTTTATGGTCTGGCACTTGTCTGGTGTATTTTGAATAAGAATCAGGGAGCACCTGACGATGCTCCCCAGACATTAATTTACAGCGGATTAGGACTGGCTTCGCGATAAGGAATCTTTTTCTTCGGTGAGGCAAAGGTATCACGCAGATCTTTATATTCAAAGACTTTAGCTCGACTACCGTCCGTTACAGGGATAGATGTCGCAGGACGATAACATTCAGACAACGGAGAGTTGCACCGTGTTTCGCCAGTGGAAATGCCCAGCCAGTCAAGCATCATTGCATAGTTATTGAGCAACGAATAGTTCTCACGAATATGACCAAGCTTACGCGATTGACTGTTCAATGCCTCAGAACTGTACCAGATAAATTGCGGTACATCGTAGGCTTCTTTACTTGGTGTATCTGCGCCATGCATATAAAGTGACGGAATATCAGGATTTTTTTCCAGGCCATGATCAGAAAAATAAAGCAATGAGGATTTACTACCTTCAAGACGCTTTATGACCTCACCAATAACATAATCAGTGAACAATATAGAGTTGTTGTAGCAATCCTCATATTTATTGCCAGTTTTGAATTTATCTGCCCATTCAGGATAACGCGTACAGGCAATTTCATGACTACCATTGATGTGCAACATGATGAGTTTTTTACCTTTTTCTTTTAAGGCTTCATCAAGATGGGGTAAAAGGGCATCGTCATATTCACCTGTCATCCACTGCGATTTATTGCTGGCACTTCCGATAAGGGTAATGTAGTTATTATGTTTACCCACAACATTCTGTGTACTCAGCCATGTTGTTTGAAAACCAGCTTTATTAGCTAACGTAACAATATTGTTTGATAAATCGGCAGCAGTAAAACTTTCTGTTGATGCCTTACTGAGAATCATTGGAATCGAAGTCACTGTCGCCGCCGCAGGTGAAATAGCGTTATCAAAAATTAGTGCCTGCGGTGCGATTGTATTTTGTACGGGCGTAGTATTCTGTTCGAAACCATACAAGCTCATATTACTGCGACGTGCAGACTCACCAATAATGATTACATAGGTATCAATATCAGTGTCTTTAGTCGTTAACCCCGGTAAATCTATATCAATCTGCTTTAGCTCTTTTGCAAAAGCAATGTCACGGTATGCAACAATAAAATTTGAAGCAACGTAAAATGGTGTAACTTTTAATGCGCGAGCGCTTAAAGGATAATAGCCGCCAAGACCATCTTTCTGCTGTTTTTTCCATTGACTGTAAGTAAACCATGCCAGAAAAATCAATAATATGACCATTGCGGCGCGTTGAATTTTAGAAGAGAGACATTTTGCACCATTGTGTATGGAGAAATATGTCAATAGAAAATAAATGACGCATACCGGCATCCATGAAATATACATACCCGTCATCGATTTAACTTCAGCCCAATGAGTTTCAAGAATACTCATCGCAAATACGATATTGAAATCGCTTTGATATATTTCCCATGTACAAAGCGCAATCATAAAATTAACAGTGAGTAATAATGACACCCCCAGCGCTAAAATTTTCCCCACCAACAGGCGATAACATGCTGTCAGAGATAATATAATTAGCATGTTGCATGCACCAACACGTAATATTACCCGGAGAGGTTGTAAATGATATAAAGGCCAAAGTTGAATCAATGTTGAAGCAAATAATAGCGCTAAAAAAAGATATATTTTTCTCTGCCGTGGATAAACAGACAATGAAGGTAATACAGAAGACATAGAGAATTAATCCATTTTTTTCATGAATGTATGTTCAATGTTCGACATTTTCAATAAAATAACAATGTCGCAACAAAACTTCAGCGAGTTAGTAATTTATTGCATCGGAGTTTGCTAAAAAAGACAACCACCTTAACCGATATTAAACCGCCGAATTGTACTCTATTATTCTTCGTTTGCACCAAATTTTTAGAGAAAAGCTATTGTATTTCAATTAAATAGCTGACTGATAATTTAAGCCAGTAAACTCACCAGCGAACATCATTAATGACATTAATAATTGCAAAACAATTAATTAATTGCCGTTATTATACAGATAAAAAATCCCGACTACGGGTCGGGATTCAACGCAAGTAAAATATTCAGCGACGGTTGCCAAATATTCTCAGCAACATTAGGAACAGGTTGATGAAGTCGAGGTAAAGGGTTAATGCCCCCAGGATGGAGTATTTACGCAGGTTGGAGGTATCGCGGGTATCAATCTGCTCACCCATATTTTTTAGTTTCTGAGTGTCATACGCCGTCAATCCAACAAAGACAATCACGCCGATGTAGGTAACTGCCCACATCAACGCTTCGCTTTTCAGCCAGAAGTTCACCAGCGATGCCAGCACAATGCCGATCAACGCCATAAACAACATATTGCCGAAGCCACTTAAATCACGTTTGGTGGTGTAACCGTACAGGCTCATTAC
Coding sequences:
- a CDS encoding lysylphosphatidylglycerol synthase transmembrane domain-containing protein, with amino-acid sequence MSKSHPRWRLAKKILTWLFFIAVIVLLVVYAKKVDWEEVWKVIRDYNRVALLSAIGLVVVSYLIYGCYDLLARFYCGHKLAKRQVMLVSFICYAFNLTLSTWVGGIGMRYRLYSRLGLPGSTITRIFSLSITTNWLGYILLAGIIFTAGVVELPDHWYVDQTTLRILGIGLLMIIAVYLWFCAFAKHRHMTIKGQKLVLPSWKFALAQMLISSVNWMVMGAIIWLLLGQNVNYFFVLGVLLVSSIAGVIVHIPAGIGVLEAVFIALLAGEHTSKGTIIAALLAYRVLYYFIPLLLALICYLLLESQAKKLRAKNEAAM
- the clsB gene encoding cardiolipin synthase ClsB → MKCSWREGNKIQLLENGEQYYPAVFKAIGEAQERIILETFIWFEDDVGKQLHAALLAAAQRGVKAEVLLDGYGSPDLSDEFVNELTAAGVVFRYYDPRPRLFGMRTNVFRRMHRKIVVIDARIAFIGGLNYSAEHMSSYGPEAKQDYAVRLEGPIVEDILQFELENLPGHSAARRWWRRHHKAEENRQPGEAQVLLVWRDNEEHRDDIERHYLKMLTQARREVIIANAYFFPGYRFLHALRKAARRGVRIKLIIQGEPDMPIVRVGARLLYNYLVKGGVQVFEYRRRPLHGKVALMDDHWATVGSSNLDPLSLSLNLEANVIIHDRNFNQTLRDNLNGIIAADCQQVDESMLPKRTWWNLTKSVLAFHFLRHFPALVGWLPAHTPRLAQVDPPAQPTMETQDRIETENTGVKP
- a CDS encoding ABC transporter permease, whose amino-acid sequence is MFHRLWTLIRKELQSLLREPQTRAILILPVLIQVILFPFAATLEVTNATIAIYDEDNGEHSVELTQRFARASAFTHVLLLKSPQEIRPTIDTQKALLLVRFPADFSRKLDTFQTAPLQLILDGRNSNSAQIAANYLQQIVKNYQQELLEGKPKPNNSELVVRNWYNPNLDYKWFVVPSLIAMITTIGVMIVTSLSVAREREQGTLDQLLVSPLTTWQIFIGKAVPALIVATFQATIVLAIGIWAYQIPFAGSLALFYFTMVIYGLSLVGFGLLISSLCSTQQQAFIGVFVFMMPAILLSGYVSPVENMPVWLQNLTWINPIRHFTDITKQIYLKDASLDIVWNSLWPLLVITATTGSAAYAMFRRKVM
- a CDS encoding Bax inhibitor-1/YccA family protein; protein product: MESYSKNNDKFDYMCEAKILNAIWLITAVGLAATAGLAWIANYLEITATKYDSPQMYVAIGLSLLCMYGLSKDINKINAAIAGVMYLFLISLVAIVVASLAPVSAIILVFSTAGAMFLISMLAGLLFNVDPGSHRFIIMMTLTGLALVISVNAALMSERPIWVISCLMIVLWSGIISHGRNKLLELAGKCHSEELWSPVRCAVTGALTLYYYFIGFFGILAAIVITLVWQRHTRFHI
- a CDS encoding endonuclease/exonuclease/phosphatase family protein, producing the protein MPVQTQQFSFKVLTINIHKGFTAFNRRFILPELRDAVRTVSADIVCLQEVMGAHEVHPLHVENWPDTSHYEFLADTMWSDFAYGRNAVYPEGHHGNAVLSRYPIEHYENRDVSVDGAEKRGVLYCRIVPPMTGKAIHVMCVHLGLREAHRQAQLAMLAEWVNELPDGEPVLVAGDFNDWRQKANHPLKVQAGLDEIFTRAHGRPARTFPVQFPLLRLDRIYVKNASASAPTALPLRTWRHLSDHAPLSAEIHL
- a CDS encoding phosphoethanolamine transferase, encoding MSSVLPSLSVYPRQRKIYLFLALLFASTLIQLWPLYHLQPLRVILRVGACNMLIILSLTACYRLLVGKILALGVSLLLTVNFMIALCTWEIYQSDFNIVFAMSILETHWAEVKSMTGMYISWMPVCVIYFLLTYFSIHNGAKCLSSKIQRAAMVILLIFLAWFTYSQWKKQQKDGLGGYYPLSARALKVTPFYVASNFIVAYRDIAFAKELKQIDIDLPGLTTKDTDIDTYVIIIGESARRSNMSLYGFEQNTTPVQNTIAPQALIFDNAISPAAATVTSIPMILSKASTESFTAADLSNNIVTLANKAGFQTTWLSTQNVVGKHNNYITLIGSASNKSQWMTGEYDDALLPHLDEALKEKGKKLIMLHINGSHEIACTRYPEWADKFKTGNKYEDCYNNSILFTDYVIGEVIKRLEGSKSSLLYFSDHGLEKNPDIPSLYMHGADTPSKEAYDVPQFIWYSSEALNSQSRKLGHIRENYSLLNNYAMMLDWLGISTGETRCNSPLSECYRPATSIPVTDGSRAKVFEYKDLRDTFASPKKKIPYREASPNPL
- a CDS encoding ABC transporter permease, whose product is MSNPILSWRRVRALCVKETRQIVRDPSSWLIAVVIPLLLLFIFGYGINLDSSKLRVGILLEQRSEAALDFTHTMTGSPYIDATISDNRQELIAKMQAGKIRGLVVIPVDFAEQMERANATAPIQVITDGSEPNTANFVQGYVEGIWQIWQMQRAEDNGQTFEPLIDVQTRYWFNPAAISQHFIIPGAVTIIMTVIGAILTSLVVAREWERGTMEALLSTEITRTELLLCKLIPYYFLGMLAMLLCMLVSVFILGVPYRGSLLILFFISSLFLLSTLGMGLLISTITRNQFNAAQVALNAAFLPSIMLSGFIFQIDSMPAVIRAVTYIIPARYFVSTLQSLFLAGNIPVVLVVNVLFLIASAVMFIGLTWLKTKRRLD
- a CDS encoding YbhQ family protein, whose amino-acid sequence is MKWQQRVRVATGLSCWQIMLHLLVVALLVVGWMSKTLVHVGVGLCALYCVTVVMMLVFQRHPEQRWREVADVLEELTTTWYFGAALIVLWLLSRVLENNFLLAIAGLAILAGPAVVSLLAKDKKLHHLTSKHRVRR
- a CDS encoding DUF3969 family protein, whose amino-acid sequence is MQLVCTIDNKYMDKFMAILLSGVLHSLKEGTITIDESELLVFRPFISRLLHKNDCDKELIEIIDLGCDLENIESLVPEYLDDAIKNLIIKTSDFTYAIKDSYPLSNKMEHAVSFMFRD